The Acinetobacter shaoyimingii DNA segment GCCTCTGTACCTTCACGGGCATATTTTGTCACCTCAATATGCACTTTGGTGACCAAAGGACATGTTGCATCAAAGACTTTAAGACCACGGCGTTCAGCTTCTTGTTGTACCGCTTTCGATACACCATGCGCACTGAAAATCACAATGTTGTCATCCGGAACTTCATCGAGTTCATCGACAAAAATCGCACCACGCTGACGTAAGTCATCAACCACAAATTTGTTATGCACCACTTCATGTCTGACATAAATGGGTGGACTAAAACATTCGAGGGCACGGTTTACGATCGCAATAGCACGGTCCACCCCTGCACAAAAACCACGCGGATTAGCCAATACAATTTCCATAGAGTCCTCAATGTTCATTTAAATTCATGGACGATTCACAATAAATTTTCAAACAAAATGCGAATTGCTATTTAGTTTGAATCTCGTCTGCTCTAAAATAGAGAAGATATTTTATCATATCAGGAAAAATATCATGTCGGGTCTCTTGTTTGTCGTTTCGGCTGCATCCGGAACAGGCAAAACATCTTTAGTGAAAGCCCTACTTGAGCGTGTCAGCAACTTACACGTTTCTGTTTCTCACACTACCCGTGGTCAACGCCCTGGCGAACTTGATGGCGTTCACTATCACTTTACCGCTAAAGAAACCTTTCTCGAACAAGTGCAACAAGGTGGTTTTATCGAATACGCTGAAGTATTTGGTAACTACTATGGTACATCTCAAGCTACTGTAAAAAAACAGTTAGCTAAAGGTCATGATGTTTTGCTTGAAATTGATTGGCAAGGTGCTGAGCAGGTACGTAAGCTTTTTCCTGAATCGAAACAAATTTTTATTTTGCCACCGACTCAGTTTGATTTACGTCAGCGTTTGTCAAACCGTGGCACAGACTCAGTAGAAGTGATCGAGCATCGTTTAAGCTGTGCAGTTGAAGACATGCAACAGTATGTCAACTTTGACTACATTATTTTAAATGATGACTTTAACAAAGCGCTTCATGATTTAGAGTCTGTTATTAATGCCAATCGTCTCTCATTGCAACAGCAAGCGATTCGTCATCGTGATTTGATTCAAAAATTAATTACCCCGAAGCACTGATTAAACTTGAGTCTACAGCGAAAGCATTTTATACTGTTTAGTCTGTTAAAAATTTATATACAAACGAGAACTCTTATGGCACGCGTAACCGTTGAAGATTGTTTAGACCATGTAGACAACCGCTTTGAGCTTGTACTAGTGGCAAGCAAACGCGCGCGTCAACTTGCTCGCCAAGGTATTGAGCCGACTGTAGAATGGGATAACGACAAACCAACAGTAGTTGCTTTACGTGAAATCGCTGAAGGTCACGTGACTAAAGATATTCTTAAGCAACGTGATCAAGACTACCAAACATCTAGTCTTGACCTTGCTCTTTCAGCAAACAGCTTAAACTTGGATGGTTTCTCTTTCCAATAATTGTCAGCTGTATAAAAAAGCCTAGTTTTTGCACTAGGCTTTTTTATTCCTTTTTTTCAGAGAATCAGTCGACAAATAACTAAAAATTTGTTAAATAAAATGAATAGTTATTTTATTTAGCAAATTGACAAGTAGCGCAATTATGTTTTTTGATAAAAACATAGAATATATAGTGTTTTATTAACGAGTTAAAAGGTGCAATATGCCAGGCCCAATGGTCAGCCAAGCCAAGCAACAATTAAAAAGTATCATCGACGCGTATTTAGATGTAGGCGATGTCGATCGAGTTCTTGTTGCTTGTGATTATGCCGATATTGCACACGATGGTATAACTCGTAAAAGTGGTGAACCTTATATTCTTCATCCCATTGCTGTTAGTTGCATTTTGGCGCATATGCGTCTAGATGCAGAAACACTTATGGCTGCCCTGCTCCATGATGTCATTGAAGATACAGAATTTAGCAAAGAAGACATTAGCCAAAAATTTGGGCGAATTGTTGCTGAACTAGTCGATGGTGTGACAAAACTCAGCCATTCCAGCGATAAAGAATATAATAAAGCCGCATCCTTCCGAAAAATCCTGCAAGCCACGCTTCACGATCCGCGAGTGATTATTGTTAAACTTGCAGATCGGTATCACAACATGACTACTCTCGGTGCACTTCGACCTGATAAACGTGCCCGTATTGCTCAAGAAACCTTTGATATTTTTGTACCCATGGCACGACTAGTGGGTATGAATGAAATGGCTGATAATCTTGAATTGCTCTGCTATCAAAATCTTGACTTAGATATGTTTAACAACGTGCAAGAAGCGTTATTAAAAACCAAACCTGAACGTTGTAAATATCAAGCCACGTGGGAACAAAAGCTTGGTCAGCTACTCAACGAACATAATTTCCCAGGTCGCATCAAAAAGAAAAATAACAATATCGAACTCCTTCGCCACTTTGTCAAAAATGAAATTGATCTTCAAGAATTGACGCATAGTCATGCTTTTGAAATTATTTTACAAAGCATTGCTGACTGTGACAGTCTGGTTGAAGCACTCAAAGAAAATTTCCAAGTTTTACATTATGAAGATCACATTCGTCGCCCGCTTCCTGGTGGCAACCAATCTTTAATGATTCGTTTAAAAGGTGAAAAAACCACTTTATCTTTAACCATACAAACTGAGTTGATGCGTAAAGCAGCACGATTTGGTTTAGTGTTAGGTGAAAATGCCCCTCAAGCGTGTCGCTCAGCGATTCAGGCATCCATGCAAAATCTGAATTTGTTGGTTGGTGGCGATTGTGCCAAAACCACATTCAATGATCTTTTAGACTATTTGCATCAAGAAAAAATTTGGGTCTATACCCCACATGGTCAGCTACATGAATTGCCTCAAGGCGCAACAGTTGTTGATTTTGCCTACTCTGCGAGCCTATTTCTTGGCAATCATGCTGTAGGGGCAAAAATTAATGGTGAAATGAAGCCATTGTCGACCCCACTTACCAGTGGTCAAGTGATTGAAGTGATTACGGATGTGTTGGCCTCACCAAATCCAGATTGGCTTAGCTTTATTAATACACAAAAAGCGCGCCGTTCTATTCAAAACATTTTAAAAGACCAAGATATTGAAGAACAACGTTTAGTTGGACAACAAGCC contains these protein-coding regions:
- the gmk gene encoding guanylate kinase yields the protein MSGLLFVVSAASGTGKTSLVKALLERVSNLHVSVSHTTRGQRPGELDGVHYHFTAKETFLEQVQQGGFIEYAEVFGNYYGTSQATVKKQLAKGHDVLLEIDWQGAEQVRKLFPESKQIFILPPTQFDLRQRLSNRGTDSVEVIEHRLSCAVEDMQQYVNFDYIILNDDFNKALHDLESVINANRLSLQQQAIRHRDLIQKLITPKH
- the rpoZ gene encoding DNA-directed RNA polymerase subunit omega, translating into MARVTVEDCLDHVDNRFELVLVASKRARQLARQGIEPTVEWDNDKPTVVALREIAEGHVTKDILKQRDQDYQTSSLDLALSANSLNLDGFSFQ
- a CDS encoding RelA/SpoT family protein, which translates into the protein MPGPMVSQAKQQLKSIIDAYLDVGDVDRVLVACDYADIAHDGITRKSGEPYILHPIAVSCILAHMRLDAETLMAALLHDVIEDTEFSKEDISQKFGRIVAELVDGVTKLSHSSDKEYNKAASFRKILQATLHDPRVIIVKLADRYHNMTTLGALRPDKRARIAQETFDIFVPMARLVGMNEMADNLELLCYQNLDLDMFNNVQEALLKTKPERCKYQATWEQKLGQLLNEHNFPGRIKKKNNNIELLRHFVKNEIDLQELTHSHAFEIILQSIADCDSLVEALKENFQVLHYEDHIRRPLPGGNQSLMIRLKGEKTTLSLTIQTELMRKAARFGLVLGENAPQACRSAIQASMQNLNLLVGGDCAKTTFNDLLDYLHQEKIWVYTPHGQLHELPQGATVVDFAYSASLFLGNHAVGAKINGEMKPLSTPLTSGQVIEVITDVLASPNPDWLSFINTQKARRSIQNILKDQDIEEQRLVGQQALNRALKLYNVSIKDLSEDDWIELLQWRHLPTKNALFEKIAVGDLLPQLVANHLFAQSSDESVTSNRLIIGTEGIDVKYAHCCNPVLDDPIQGHLSRRGLIVHRERCHNLLNEQHLHPENIMPLQWTTEKDAEINFNAYLSIDLMLNDEQVSELIYVCRKAKIGIESVRKHDAKTYLNIVVHNRKEIAQIIRELRMQFGFPRISRMAMPLAVPEVSKAG